A genomic stretch from Candidatus Hydrogenisulfobacillus filiaventi includes:
- the infC gene encoding initiation factor IF-3 (Evidence 2a : Function from experimental evidences in other organisms; PubMedId : 12682299, 17289755, 21843271, 22720735; Product type f : factor), translating into MGEGGEQLGIVPLRDALNLAAERRLDLVEVSPTAHPPVCRLMDYGKFKYEQAKRERESRKKQKVVNIKELKMRPSIEEHDFEVKVQSAKRFLTDGDKVKCTMVFRGREIVHANLAQETLERLAQLVGDVGVMERPPKVEGRTMVMILTPKKGA; encoded by the coding sequence GTGGGGGAAGGCGGCGAACAGCTCGGCATCGTTCCCCTGCGGGATGCGCTCAACCTGGCGGCGGAGCGGCGGCTGGACCTGGTGGAAGTATCGCCCACCGCCCATCCGCCGGTATGCAGGCTGATGGACTACGGGAAGTTCAAGTACGAGCAGGCCAAGCGCGAACGGGAGTCCCGCAAGAAACAGAAGGTTGTCAACATCAAGGAACTCAAGATGCGGCCCTCGATTGAGGAGCACGACTTCGAGGTCAAGGTTCAGAGCGCCAAGCGCTTTTTGACCGATGGCGACAAGGTCAAGTGCACCATGGTCTTCCGCGGACGGGAAATCGTGCATGCCAACCTGGCTCAGGAGACCCTGGAACGGCTGGCGCAGCTGGTGGGCGACGTCGGGGTCATGGAACGTCCGCCCAAGGTCGAGGGCCGCACCATGGTCATGATCCTGACCCCCAAGAAGGGAGCCTGA
- the pheS gene encoding phenylalanyl-tRNA synthetase (alpha subunit) (Evidence 2a : Function from experimental evidences in other organisms; PubMedId : 811647, 2127701, 2492510, 12682299; Product type e : enzyme), translated as MVRALARAGKGSRMDEVWDPAADAAGWVEEAEAEIQAATDPAALAAVRTRWLGRRGRLTEALRGLGELAPAARRERGQVLNRVREAVEQALAAREAALEATARAAAYARERLDMTLPGIRPAVGQLHPLTRLRRELEDLFTRLGFSVALGPEVESEWYNFEALNMPANHPARDMQDSFFVDVPGFLLRTHTSPVQIRAMHARGGALPVKVIAPGHVYRRDDDATHSPMFTQLEGLMVDRGISLADLKGVLLTLVRALFGPGTAIRLRPSYFPFTEPSVEVDISCTVCGGSGCATCKHSGWLEILGAGMVHPLVLANGGYDPDSVSGFAFGLGLERVLLLRYGFDDLRPFYQNDLRFLQQFARGSEGQA; from the coding sequence ATGGTCCGGGCGCTGGCCCGGGCCGGGAAGGGGAGCAGGATGGACGAGGTATGGGACCCGGCGGCGGACGCCGCCGGCTGGGTGGAGGAGGCGGAGGCCGAGATCCAGGCGGCGACGGACCCCGCCGCGCTGGCGGCGGTGCGTACCCGCTGGCTGGGCCGCCGGGGCCGGCTGACCGAGGCCCTGCGCGGGCTGGGGGAGCTGGCCCCTGCTGCGCGGCGGGAACGCGGGCAGGTTCTCAACCGGGTGCGGGAGGCGGTGGAGCAGGCCCTGGCCGCCCGGGAGGCGGCCTTGGAAGCGACCGCGCGGGCGGCGGCTTACGCCCGCGAACGCCTGGACATGACCCTGCCAGGCATCCGCCCGGCGGTGGGGCAGCTGCACCCCCTGACGCGCCTGCGGCGCGAGCTGGAGGACCTCTTCACCCGCCTCGGGTTCAGCGTCGCTCTGGGCCCTGAGGTGGAGAGCGAGTGGTACAATTTCGAGGCCCTTAACATGCCCGCCAACCATCCGGCGCGGGACATGCAGGACAGCTTCTTCGTGGATGTGCCCGGGTTTCTCCTCCGTACCCATACCTCGCCGGTGCAGATCCGGGCCATGCACGCCCGGGGCGGGGCGCTGCCGGTCAAGGTCATCGCTCCCGGGCACGTCTACCGGCGCGACGACGATGCCACCCACTCCCCCATGTTCACCCAGTTGGAGGGGCTGATGGTGGACCGCGGCATCTCCCTGGCCGACCTCAAGGGGGTGCTGCTGACCCTGGTGCGGGCCCTGTTCGGCCCCGGTACCGCCATCCGCCTGCGGCCCAGCTATTTCCCCTTCACCGAGCCCTCGGTGGAGGTGGACATCTCCTGCACCGTGTGCGGGGGGAGCGGCTGCGCCACCTGTAAGCACAGCGGGTGGCTTGAGATTCTAGGCGCGGGCATGGTGCATCCCCTGGTGCTGGCCAACGGCGGCTACGACCCGGACAGCGTGAGCGGCTTCGCCTTCGGCCTGGGGCTGGAACGGGTGCTCCTGTTGCGTTACGGCTTTGACGACCTGCGCCCCTTCTACCAGAACGACCTGCGGTTCCTGCAACAGTTTGCGCGCGGAAGCGAGGGACAGGCATGA
- a CDS encoding protein of unknown function (Evidence 5 : Unknown function), translated as MRGAEAARSSRARPYRPHYARTRLTPEWGGDDLDRQADAGAQDPGPVTPLDHAAGGASAALETEACNTMLSFVRSLLTEPGPQQGGLR; from the coding sequence GTGCGAGGTGCCGAAGCAGCCCGATCTAGCCGGGCTCGACCCTATCGCCCGCATTATGCGCGTACTCGACTCACGCCGGAATGGGGTGGGGATGACCTCGACCGGCAGGCGGACGCTGGTGCGCAGGATCCGGGGCCTGTTACTCCGCTGGATCATGCGGCCGGAGGCGCGTCAGCGGCGCTGGAAACAGAAGCGTGCAACACCATGCTGTCCTTCGTGCGTTCCCTCCTGACCGAACCGGGACCGCAGCAGGGGGGCCTTCGATGA
- the rplT gene encoding ribosomal protein L20 (Evidence 2a : Function from experimental evidences in other organisms; PubMedId : 12682299, 17289755, 21843271, 23611891; Product type s : structure): MARVKSGVVRRRRHKKILKLARGFKGARSRHFKAANEAVMHALMYAYRDRRLKKRNFRRLWIQRINAAARLHGLSYNRFMNGLKLAGIGLDRKILADMAVRDDAAFAALVEKAKEQLVRS, translated from the coding sequence ATGGCTCGGGTTAAAAGCGGAGTGGTCCGGCGGCGCCGGCACAAGAAGATCCTGAAGCTGGCGCGCGGGTTCAAGGGCGCCCGGTCCCGGCACTTCAAGGCCGCCAACGAGGCGGTGATGCACGCCCTCATGTACGCCTACCGGGACCGGCGGCTCAAGAAGCGCAACTTCCGCCGGCTCTGGATCCAGCGCATCAACGCGGCCGCCCGGCTGCACGGCCTGTCCTACAACCGCTTCATGAACGGTCTCAAGCTGGCCGGCATCGGGCTGGACCGGAAGATCCTGGCCGACATGGCGGTGCGGGACGACGCCGCCTTCGCCGCCCTGGTGGAGAAGGCCAAGGAACAGCTGGTCCGGTCCTGA
- a CDS encoding RNA methyltransferase, producing the protein MEPLADARGNKLLRRVRRLLANRQAREKWGQTVLEGVRLVEDAWRGGLVLEAVIYSPRLVQTARGQGLLMALQSGRTRTLYVTDAVLAELADVETHQGILAVVEARLPRLASALPPPGGMGVVLVGVQDPGNAGTLIRSAAAAGVDLVGIGAGTVDPFNPKAVRASAGAVFRTRVGWLEPGWEQSLGGGGARWYAAEARGGRPYGEVDWSGTVVLLLGNEGAGLPAAVRERAQAVSIPMEGGVESLNVGVAGSVLLFHAARERARMRMQVKR; encoded by the coding sequence GTGGAGCCGCTGGCGGATGCCCGCGGCAACAAGCTCCTGCGGCGGGTGCGCCGGCTGCTGGCCAACCGCCAGGCACGGGAGAAGTGGGGTCAGACCGTGCTGGAGGGGGTGCGGCTGGTCGAGGACGCCTGGCGGGGCGGTCTGGTGCTGGAGGCGGTCATCTACAGCCCTCGCCTGGTGCAGACCGCGCGCGGTCAGGGCCTGCTGATGGCGCTGCAGAGCGGGCGCACCCGCACCCTGTACGTGACCGACGCCGTGCTGGCCGAGTTGGCGGATGTGGAGACCCATCAGGGCATCCTGGCGGTGGTGGAGGCGCGTCTGCCGCGCCTGGCCTCCGCCCTGCCCCCGCCCGGTGGCATGGGGGTGGTGCTGGTAGGCGTGCAGGACCCCGGCAACGCGGGCACCCTCATCCGCTCGGCGGCGGCCGCCGGCGTCGACCTGGTGGGGATCGGGGCCGGTACCGTGGACCCGTTTAATCCCAAGGCGGTGCGGGCCTCGGCCGGCGCCGTCTTCCGCACCCGCGTGGGCTGGCTGGAGCCGGGCTGGGAACAGAGCCTGGGCGGGGGCGGGGCCCGCTGGTATGCCGCCGAGGCCCGGGGCGGACGCCCCTACGGTGAGGTGGACTGGAGCGGCACGGTGGTCCTGCTCCTCGGTAACGAAGGGGCGGGGCTGCCGGCGGCCGTCCGCGAACGGGCGCAGGCGGTCTCCATCCCCATGGAGGGCGGGGTGGAGAGCCTCAACGTCGGGGTGGCCGGGAGCGTGCTGCTGTTTCATGCCGCCCGGGAACGGGCGCGGATGCGGATGCAGGTAAAGCGATGA
- the rpmI gene encoding ribosomal protein L35 (Evidence 2a : Function from experimental evidences in other organisms; PubMedId : 8722036, 12682299, 17289755, 21843271, 23002217, 23611891, 24335279; Product type s : structure) has translation MPKGPKMKTHRGAKKRLLVTQSGRITHVRANRSHLAEHKTAKRKRQLRRSGVLSAADRRRVRRLLPYA, from the coding sequence ATGCCGAAGGGTCCGAAGATGAAAACCCACCGCGGGGCCAAGAAGCGGCTGCTGGTGACCCAGTCGGGCCGCATCACCCATGTACGGGCCAACCGCAGCCACCTGGCGGAGCACAAGACCGCCAAGCGCAAGCGGCAGCTGCGGCGGAGCGGGGTGTTGTCCGCCGCCGACCGGCGCCGGGTGCGGCGGCTCCTGCCCTACGCCTGA
- a CDS encoding protein of unknown function (Evidence 5 : Unknown function): MSFGDTHRHIVVAARVQSIRGAYQAPSAAAHSPADVDLYHWLQAFV, encoded by the coding sequence ATGTCCTTTGGGGACACCCATCGGCACATCGTGGTGGCGGCACGCGTGCAGTCCATCCGCGGGGCATATCAGGCGCCGTCCGCCGCCGCCCATTCCCCAGCGGATGTGGACCTCTACCACTGGCTACAGGCATTCGTGTAG